One Curtobacterium sp. MCLR17_007 DNA window includes the following coding sequences:
- a CDS encoding glycosyltransferase family 1 protein — MPQLTVLVDGTAVPRALGGVGRYLEGVVAHLAGADPAAAVHLVVRREHVEHFRRIAPDVTVHVAPTWVRSVPLRFLWEQTGLVLLARRLHVRVLHSPHYTFPFAWRGGSVVTLHDATFFSNPEWHSRRKRTFFTWWSRRALRSRPVVIVPSVATRTEVARAVGDVRADVRVAHLGVDRGVFHEPTPDQVADARVAAGLPDDAEWIAFLGTIEPRKNVGALLDAYRSVRTERSAAGRDTPWLVLSGARGWDTGAIAALDALRDDDRVVEAGYLPLEDLAGFLGGAEVVVYPSLGEGFGLPVVEAMAAGACVLTTPRLSLPEVGGDAAVYTEPDARSLADALAALLDDPDRRDEHRGRALRRADDFSWDATARIHADVYAEVAR, encoded by the coding sequence GTGCCGCAGCTCACCGTCCTGGTCGACGGGACCGCCGTGCCGCGGGCCCTCGGCGGTGTCGGCCGGTACCTCGAGGGCGTCGTCGCGCACCTGGCCGGGGCCGACCCCGCGGCCGCCGTACACCTCGTCGTGCGCCGTGAGCACGTCGAGCACTTCCGACGGATCGCTCCCGACGTCACCGTGCACGTCGCACCGACGTGGGTGCGCTCGGTCCCGCTGCGCTTCCTCTGGGAGCAGACGGGCCTGGTGCTGCTGGCCCGTCGACTGCACGTCCGGGTGCTGCACTCGCCGCACTACACGTTCCCGTTCGCCTGGCGCGGCGGCTCCGTCGTCACACTGCACGACGCGACGTTCTTCTCGAACCCCGAGTGGCACTCGCGGCGCAAGCGCACGTTCTTCACCTGGTGGAGCCGCCGTGCGCTGCGCAGTCGCCCGGTGGTGATCGTGCCGAGCGTCGCCACCCGCACCGAGGTCGCCCGTGCCGTCGGGGACGTCCGCGCCGACGTCCGGGTGGCCCACCTCGGTGTCGACCGCGGGGTCTTCCACGAGCCGACACCCGACCAGGTCGCCGACGCCCGCGTCGCCGCCGGCCTGCCGGACGACGCCGAGTGGATCGCGTTCCTCGGAACCATCGAACCGCGCAAGAACGTCGGCGCGCTCCTCGACGCGTACCGCTCCGTCCGCACCGAGCGATCCGCCGCCGGCCGGGACACCCCGTGGCTCGTGCTCTCCGGCGCGCGGGGCTGGGACACCGGGGCGATCGCTGCCCTCGACGCGCTGCGGGACGACGACCGCGTGGTCGAGGCCGGCTACCTGCCGCTCGAGGACCTCGCGGGGTTCCTCGGTGGTGCCGAGGTCGTGGTCTACCCGAGCCTCGGCGAGGGATTCGGACTGCCCGTCGTCGAGGCGATGGCCGCCGGGGCCTGCGTGCTGACCACCCCCCGGCTCTCCCTGCCCGAGGTCGGCGGGGACGCGGCGGTCTACACCGAGCCCGACGCGCGGTCGTTGGCTGACGCCCTCGCAGCGCTCCTCGACGACCCCGACCGCCGTGACGAGCACCGTGGGCGGGCCCTCCGTCGCGCCGACGACTTCAGCTGGGACGCCACCGCGCGCATCCACGCCGACGTCTATGCCGAGGTCGCACGATGA
- a CDS encoding glycosyltransferase, with product MPDPLSPADDQAALYRSIAAGDHRHGELGTVAFAVSTDDVDAGAGDVYVALGLAKYLERLGWGVQLWPIDRWDTHVPDDVDVVVSMIESFVPGLLPRHTALVGWVRNWTDVWAELPYLDEFDAVWTSSTAARDRIAERYDGAVHLLPIGVDPELFSGDDQGSSPIDVVTTVNFWGAERLGTSALDELAEQRDVVWYGANQEHLVRSDRIDHRGHASFFDLPAVYAAARVVVDDVIPPARAYATHNSRLFEGLASGSLVVTNCAEGLEELGLGDLPTYHDGPSLVLAAADTDAALVERLRAVVLERHTYASRAASADADLRQAVARRRGLPGPDRGPFLIWAAHMRERLRQTEQERDVHLAGVHDINERLVASIADAQRNAAETAAARAEADVLRAERDRLAVRLDQVTRSRTYRLAERVAKAMHRR from the coding sequence ATGCCCGATCCTCTCTCCCCCGCGGACGACCAGGCCGCCCTCTACCGATCCATCGCCGCTGGCGACCACCGACACGGCGAACTGGGCACCGTCGCCTTCGCCGTCTCGACCGACGACGTCGACGCCGGCGCCGGTGACGTCTACGTCGCCCTCGGACTCGCCAAGTACCTCGAACGGCTCGGCTGGGGGGTGCAGCTGTGGCCGATCGACCGGTGGGACACCCACGTCCCGGACGACGTCGACGTCGTCGTGTCGATGATCGAGTCGTTCGTCCCCGGTCTCCTGCCCCGGCACACCGCTCTGGTCGGCTGGGTGCGCAACTGGACCGACGTCTGGGCGGAGCTGCCCTACCTGGACGAGTTCGACGCCGTCTGGACCTCGTCGACCGCGGCCAGGGACCGCATCGCCGAGCGGTACGACGGCGCCGTGCACCTGCTCCCGATCGGCGTCGACCCCGAGCTCTTCAGCGGGGACGACCAGGGGTCCTCGCCCATCGACGTCGTGACGACGGTCAACTTCTGGGGTGCGGAACGCCTCGGCACGAGCGCGCTCGACGAACTCGCCGAGCAGCGCGACGTCGTCTGGTACGGCGCGAACCAGGAGCACCTGGTGCGCTCGGACCGCATCGACCACCGCGGGCACGCGTCCTTCTTCGACCTGCCCGCCGTGTACGCCGCCGCGCGTGTCGTCGTCGACGACGTGATCCCGCCGGCCCGTGCCTACGCCACGCACAACTCCCGACTGTTCGAGGGCCTCGCATCCGGGTCCCTCGTCGTGACGAACTGCGCCGAGGGCCTCGAGGAGCTCGGGCTCGGCGACCTCCCCACGTACCACGACGGCCCGTCCCTCGTGCTCGCCGCTGCCGACACGGACGCTGCCCTGGTGGAGCGGCTGCGCGCGGTCGTGCTCGAGCGGCACACCTACGCCTCGCGCGCCGCCTCGGCCGACGCCGACCTGCGGCAGGCGGTGGCGCGACGCCGCGGCCTCCCGGGGCCGGACCGCGGACCGTTCCTGATCTGGGCGGCGCACATGCGCGAGCGACTACGTCAGACCGAACAGGAACGCGACGTCCACCTCGCCGGTGTGCACGACATCAACGAGCGGCTCGTCGCATCCATTGCCGACGCGCAGCGGAACGCAGCAGAGACCGCCGCCGCCCGAGCCGAGGCCGACGTACTGCGGGCCGAACGCGACCGCCTGGCCGTCCGGCTCGACCAGGTCACCCGCAGCCGCACCTACCGGCTCGCCGAACGCGTCGCGAAGGCCATGCACCGGCGCTGA
- a CDS encoding ABC transporter permease, producing MVDNNRMQQLAAEPLVVVGAPSSAIRGTWRELRDVFHQREMLGMLIRRDLKARYKDSALGFVWTLVRPLTQLLIYYFVMGQILMAAKGIDNFAIYVFTGLTAYTLFSEIVAGSTGSIVGNSGLIKKVYVPREVFPLASVGAALVNYAIQFVILIAATVVLGLFPWHGGLVYLIPSLLVILVYGSAIGLVLSALNVYLRDVQFVIDVGLMVLLWGSPIVYSYSMVVDRLNVGWLLAIYTNNPLTLSVLGLQNAIWLHTPGTVDYPDHLMLRLLIAFVIGVFCLIGAQRVFSRLQGNFAQEL from the coding sequence ATGGTCGACAACAACCGCATGCAGCAGCTCGCGGCGGAGCCCCTCGTCGTGGTCGGTGCCCCGTCGAGCGCGATCCGCGGCACCTGGCGTGAACTGCGCGACGTGTTCCACCAGCGCGAGATGCTCGGCATGCTGATCCGCCGTGACCTCAAGGCCCGGTACAAGGACTCGGCACTCGGGTTCGTGTGGACGCTCGTGCGCCCGCTCACCCAGCTCCTCATCTACTACTTCGTCATGGGGCAGATCCTCATGGCCGCGAAGGGCATCGACAACTTCGCGATCTACGTCTTCACCGGTCTGACCGCGTACACGCTCTTCAGCGAGATCGTCGCGGGCTCCACCGGCTCGATCGTCGGCAACAGCGGCCTGATCAAGAAGGTCTACGTCCCGCGCGAGGTCTTCCCGCTCGCGAGCGTCGGCGCCGCCCTGGTGAACTACGCGATCCAGTTCGTGATCCTCATCGCCGCCACGGTCGTCCTCGGCCTGTTCCCCTGGCACGGCGGCTTGGTCTACCTGATCCCGTCACTGCTGGTGATCCTGGTGTACGGCTCGGCGATCGGGCTGGTCCTGTCCGCCCTCAACGTCTACCTGCGCGACGTCCAGTTCGTCATCGACGTCGGCCTGATGGTGCTGCTGTGGGGCTCCCCGATCGTCTACTCGTACTCGATGGTCGTCGACCGCCTCAACGTCGGCTGGCTGCTGGCGATCTACACGAACAACCCGCTGACGCTGTCCGTGCTCGGTCTGCAGAACGCCATCTGGCTGCACACCCCCGGCACCGTCGACTACCCGGACCACCTGATGCTGCGGCTGCTCATCGCGTTCGTCATCGGGGTGTTCTGCCTCATCGGGGCGCAGCGCGTGTTCTCGCGGCTGCAGGGCAACTTCGCGCAGGAGCTCTAG
- a CDS encoding glycosyltransferase family 2 protein, whose translation MRLVRGRALQQRGRHRLRRALARGRRLTRTAVVVVNWNHADLTVRAVRAVLADPAADQVVVVDNGSDDDSVAVLRAEVPDATLVVRDHNGGFAAGANAGIRATGADVVVLLNNDAVPAPGFVGALRDHLAGAAPEVAAVTGRIVLAGRWTALPSGAVARPDQRTLRAHDGRLWTPSPEGEARLNSTGVRVDRVGNGADRDWLAPVSTSADVRVFGFSGGASALRRAALEDVGLLDESLFMYYEDTELAWRLARRGWRVEHAADAVVEHDHSASSGVQSDLFVSRNARNRLVVALWHAPWPTVARAAVRTAGRGVRGALTRSNRREARLVLGALVDVLTHLRHHLLRRRTETARAVVPRDRVDTGA comes from the coding sequence GTGCGACTCGTTCGAGGTCGCGCCCTTCAGCAACGCGGTCGGCACCGTCTACGCCGAGCCCTCGCTCGAGGACGTCGACTGACCCGCACCGCGGTCGTCGTCGTCAACTGGAACCACGCCGACCTGACCGTCCGGGCCGTCCGGGCCGTCCTCGCCGACCCCGCGGCCGACCAGGTCGTCGTCGTCGACAACGGCTCCGACGACGACTCCGTGGCCGTCCTGCGCGCCGAGGTCCCGGACGCCACGCTCGTCGTCCGCGACCACAACGGCGGCTTCGCAGCGGGGGCGAACGCCGGCATCCGGGCGACCGGAGCGGACGTCGTCGTGCTCCTCAACAACGACGCCGTCCCCGCACCCGGTTTCGTCGGCGCGCTCCGCGACCACCTGGCCGGCGCAGCGCCCGAGGTCGCCGCCGTGACGGGCCGCATCGTGCTCGCCGGACGCTGGACGGCCCTCCCGTCCGGTGCCGTGGCGCGTCCGGACCAGCGCACGCTGCGCGCCCACGACGGACGTCTCTGGACCCCGTCGCCGGAGGGCGAGGCCCGCCTCAACTCGACCGGCGTCCGCGTCGACCGGGTCGGCAACGGCGCCGACCGTGACTGGCTCGCGCCGGTGTCGACGTCGGCGGACGTCCGGGTCTTCGGGTTCTCGGGCGGTGCCAGCGCACTGCGTCGCGCGGCCCTGGAGGACGTCGGCCTGCTCGACGAGAGCCTGTTCATGTACTACGAGGACACCGAGCTCGCCTGGCGCCTCGCCCGGCGCGGATGGCGTGTCGAGCACGCGGCCGACGCCGTCGTCGAGCACGACCACTCCGCCTCGTCGGGCGTGCAGAGCGACCTGTTCGTGTCGCGGAACGCCCGCAACCGGCTGGTCGTCGCCCTGTGGCACGCACCGTGGCCGACCGTGGCGCGCGCCGCCGTCCGGACAGCCGGCCGCGGCGTGCGGGGAGCGCTGACGCGGTCGAACCGACGGGAGGCCCGGCTCGTCCTGGGTGCGCTGGTCGACGTCCTGACGCACCTCCGCCACCACCTGCTGCGCCGGCGCACCGAGACGGCGCGCGCCGTCGTCCCCCGCGACCGGGTGGACACGGGGGCATGA
- a CDS encoding glycosyltransferase family 2 protein: MSLARVVVLTVTYNTGETIRPFLESVARASVTPLPVVIADNGSDDLGALRAIADTHGATVVSSGANRGYGGGIDAAFAALDDVLPDAVPEFVLVTNPDVVFHDGAVDELVAAADRLPRGGSFGPQILDDQGDTYPSARQLPSLRTGLGHAAFSRFWPANPWSQRYWSTTLVEERTAGWLSGACFLIRTSVFRELDGFDESYFMYFEDVDLGQRVGESGRDNVYVPTATVVHTGAHSTSSNRRRMEVEHHRSAYRFLSRKYRSWWLWPLRLALHAGLSARARWVTRK, translated from the coding sequence ATGAGCCTCGCCCGCGTGGTCGTCCTGACGGTCACCTACAACACCGGTGAGACCATCCGGCCGTTCCTCGAGAGCGTCGCGCGGGCGTCCGTCACACCGCTGCCCGTCGTGATCGCCGACAACGGCTCGGACGACCTCGGCGCACTCCGCGCCATCGCGGACACACACGGCGCGACCGTCGTGTCGTCCGGAGCGAACCGCGGGTACGGCGGCGGGATCGACGCCGCGTTCGCCGCGCTCGACGACGTCCTGCCCGATGCCGTGCCCGAGTTCGTCCTGGTGACGAACCCGGACGTGGTCTTCCACGACGGCGCGGTGGACGAGCTCGTCGCGGCGGCCGACCGGCTCCCCCGCGGCGGCTCCTTCGGACCGCAGATCCTCGACGACCAGGGCGACACCTACCCGTCCGCCCGGCAGCTGCCGTCGCTGCGGACCGGCCTCGGCCACGCGGCGTTCTCGCGCTTCTGGCCCGCCAACCCGTGGAGCCAGCGGTACTGGTCCACCACCCTGGTCGAGGAACGGACCGCGGGGTGGCTCTCCGGCGCGTGCTTCCTGATCCGCACGTCGGTGTTCCGCGAACTCGACGGGTTCGACGAGTCGTACTTCATGTACTTCGAGGACGTCGACCTCGGGCAGCGCGTCGGCGAGTCCGGACGGGACAACGTGTACGTCCCGACCGCGACCGTCGTGCACACCGGGGCACACTCGACCTCGTCGAACCGCCGCCGCATGGAGGTCGAGCACCACCGCAGCGCCTACCGCTTCCTGTCGCGCAAGTACCGCTCCTGGTGGCTGTGGCCGCTGCGCCTCGCGCTGCACGCGGGGCTGAGCGCCCGCGCTCGGTGGGTCACCCGGAAGTAG
- a CDS encoding ABC transporter ATP-binding protein — MAISTPVAPSTQQRGDERPEVIVIDHVRKRFIVRKDNTIRERIVTLGRAGRKHRQDFWALDDVTVSITAGSTVGLIGQNGSGKSTLLKAIGGIIQPTSGTVSRRGRLAALLELGAGFHPDLSGRENVFLNASLLGLTRKQTEERFDDILAFSGIGDFIDTQVKFYSSGMYVRLAFAVAVHTDPDVLLVDEVLAVGDEAFQRKCLDRIRTFQEAGKTIIIVTHSLSQVQEMCDRVVLLNKGKVLHDGDPVAAVSMFRDVLEERRHDELSQDVAVGRGTVLGATVHVDGKQHGESVRPGDDLIVDMEFEHLDRVEDWEAAVQVNNTAGQVVFGTTTGIMGVTLEPLHGRRKLRIRIADTAFGTGKYFINVSMMDSAGRHLHDLPECDSFEVAPFSNAVGTVYAEPSLEDVD, encoded by the coding sequence ATGGCCATCAGCACCCCCGTCGCGCCGTCGACCCAGCAGCGCGGTGACGAGCGACCCGAGGTCATCGTCATCGACCACGTGCGCAAGCGCTTCATCGTCCGCAAGGACAACACCATCCGCGAGCGCATCGTGACGCTCGGCCGCGCCGGCCGCAAGCACCGCCAGGACTTCTGGGCCCTCGACGACGTCACCGTCTCGATCACGGCCGGCTCGACCGTCGGGCTGATCGGCCAGAACGGCTCTGGCAAGTCGACCCTGCTCAAGGCGATCGGCGGCATCATCCAGCCGACGTCCGGCACGGTGTCCCGTCGCGGGCGACTGGCCGCACTGCTCGAGCTCGGCGCGGGCTTCCACCCCGACCTGTCCGGCCGCGAGAACGTCTTCCTCAACGCGAGCCTGCTCGGCCTGACGCGCAAGCAGACCGAGGAGCGCTTCGACGACATCCTGGCGTTCTCGGGGATCGGCGACTTCATCGACACCCAGGTGAAGTTCTACTCATCCGGCATGTACGTGCGGCTCGCCTTCGCGGTCGCGGTGCACACCGACCCCGACGTCCTGCTCGTCGACGAGGTGCTGGCCGTCGGCGACGAGGCCTTCCAGCGGAAGTGCCTCGACCGCATCCGCACCTTCCAAGAGGCAGGCAAGACGATCATCATCGTCACGCACTCGCTCAGCCAGGTGCAGGAGATGTGCGACCGCGTCGTCCTGCTCAACAAGGGCAAGGTGCTGCACGACGGTGACCCGGTCGCCGCAGTCAGCATGTTCCGCGACGTGCTCGAGGAGCGTCGACACGACGAGCTCAGCCAGGACGTCGCCGTCGGCCGTGGCACGGTCCTCGGCGCCACCGTCCACGTGGACGGCAAGCAGCACGGCGAGAGCGTGCGCCCCGGCGACGACCTGATCGTCGACATGGAGTTCGAGCACCTCGACCGCGTCGAGGACTGGGAAGCCGCGGTCCAGGTCAACAACACCGCCGGCCAGGTCGTCTTCGGCACCACCACGGGCATCATGGGCGTCACCCTCGAGCCGTTGCACGGTCGGCGCAAGCTGCGGATCCGCATCGCCGACACCGCGTTCGGCACCGGGAAGTACTTCATCAACGTCTCGATGATGGACTCGGCCGGTCGGCACCTGCACGACCTGCCGGAGTGCGACTCGTTCGAGGTCGCGCCCTTCAGCAACGCGGTCGGCACCGTCTACGCCGAGCCCTCGCTCGAGGACGTCGACTGA